From Domibacillus sp. DTU_2020_1001157_1_SI_ALB_TIR_016, a single genomic window includes:
- the fabZ gene encoding 3-hydroxyacyl-ACP dehydratase FabZ: MDIREIKETIPHRYPFLLVDRILEVEEGKRAVGIKNVTANEEFFNGHFPDYPVMPGVLIVEALAQVGAVAMLKKEENKGRLAFFAGIDNCRFKRQVIPGDQLRLEVEMTRLRGSIGKAKATATVDGELVCEADLMFALE, from the coding sequence ATGGATATTCGTGAAATTAAAGAAACAATTCCGCATCGCTATCCGTTTCTGCTTGTAGACCGGATTCTTGAGGTCGAGGAAGGAAAGCGTGCGGTCGGCATTAAAAACGTGACCGCTAATGAAGAATTTTTTAATGGTCATTTTCCGGACTATCCGGTTATGCCGGGCGTATTAATCGTGGAAGCACTGGCGCAGGTAGGTGCGGTCGCGATGTTGAAAAAAGAAGAAAACAAAGGCCGTCTTGCTTTTTTCGCCGGCATCGACAACTGCCGGTTTAAACGGCAGGTTATTCCGGGCGATCAGCTTCGCCTTGAGGTGGAGATGACACGCCTGCGCGGCTCGATTGGAAAAGCAAAAGCTACAGCGACAGTAGACGGCGAGCTTGTTTGTGAAGCAGACTTAATGTTTGCTTTGGAATAG
- a CDS encoding YwpF family protein has protein sequence MKTFKVAAFFFEKKGEMTPVPLQDGLIINREDEQRSWLIELFLQEEDVQLVRTFEQDEQLTARVAISHPGNDPAMFTVSIRSFELLEDGTSILFDAQLRQMRNEYAKQVLHSLVEKGLSGEKLLEAFTEALHSRPKVEQ, from the coding sequence TTGAAAACCTTTAAAGTAGCAGCCTTTTTTTTCGAAAAAAAGGGAGAGATGACCCCAGTCCCGCTTCAGGACGGCCTCATTATTAACCGTGAAGATGAACAGCGTTCATGGCTGATTGAGCTGTTTTTACAAGAAGAAGATGTACAGCTGGTCCGTACTTTCGAACAGGATGAGCAGCTGACAGCACGTGTCGCCATTTCACATCCTGGTAATGACCCGGCGATGTTTACCGTATCGATCCGTTCCTTCGAGCTTTTGGAAGACGGTACAAGTATTTTATTTGATGCACAGCTGCGCCAGATGCGAAACGAATATGCCAAGCAGGTTCTTCATTCTCTTGTAGAAAAAGGCCTTTCTGGAGAAAAGCTGCTTGAGGCATTTACAGAAGCTCTCCACAGCCGCCCTAAAGTAGAGCAATAA
- a CDS encoding single-stranded DNA-binding protein, with the protein MTLVGRLTKHPEVKHTTDGTPLLQTTIAVNRPYRNAKGETDTDFIYCTVWGRLAQTAAKYSEKGSLVAVLGSIQTRNYKDSSGKTIYVTEVLVQTIRFLSKKQADTQTGESPGVIQTVPLI; encoded by the coding sequence GTGACGCTTGTCGGCAGACTGACAAAGCATCCAGAGGTGAAACATACAACAGACGGCACACCGCTTTTACAGACAACGATTGCGGTCAACCGGCCGTATCGAAATGCAAAGGGCGAAACAGACACCGATTTTATTTACTGCACAGTCTGGGGGCGCCTGGCCCAAACGGCAGCCAAGTACAGTGAAAAAGGTTCTTTGGTTGCTGTACTCGGTTCGATTCAAACGCGCAACTATAAAGACTCAAGCGGTAAAACCATTTATGTAACGGAAGTGCTTGTCCAGACGATTCGTTTTCTCAGTAAAAAGCAGGCTGACACGCAGACGGGTGAATCGCCCGGCGTCATTCAAACTGTACCGTTAATTTAG
- a CDS encoding DEAD/DEAH box helicase, with protein MINLKTVHLVTQFEQGFFYLRAMDANGAPLPFDSWTRLLFGGHAESFYGTKLTIAKQDGEPAVQLTPFEWASLFKAEHFNRFARFEWDEAGHFSLACAPVLYEAVFDVMPSFQEDGVQWTVPEEVYDEFAESFWREPIYGESRQSFVERIFPALASEAHPNITSVTDAVGTRLTMDELNRYFDAERLKEYLADGEPAAFEPGLRLSEPQSDDGSWTLEAILLRRKPSEKVYELDKKLPKSAEPFLEAAQEELGRWLRLFPELDDEGELKRFLSEEEAITFLTDRGEKLTALGIPVLLPPWWESVRSAAVSVAADVRDSNKQSFVGMNAILDFDFKVALGGAEMTEEEFLALAEAGSRLVKANGRWVHLDPDVIRKIKTLMERAKQEGLTVVDVLNQEFADPDDAARVHIRLNRSLQAMVDRLKSGADIPLLSPPKKLHGELRPYQLAGMSWLLFLRECGFGACLADDMGLGKTVQLISYLLHVEKRERPETPALIICPTSVLGNWQRELAAFSPDLSVMLYYGKDRPRGEAFLESIANADVVLTTYGLVHSDFDTLEKIEWNTVALDEAQNIKNAGTKQSRAVRKLKSRHAIALTGTPMENRLSELWTIFDFTNRGWLGTLAQFQKTYMAPIEKEHDAGRVAALQAKIRPFLLRRTKTDPEAALGLPDKVEQKEYCPLSKEQAVLYEQAVRETMDQIGQLTAFERRGLILRLLNQLKQLCSHPALYLKEDDPQDVQDRASKMEKLMELAGNIYEQGEACLIFTQYIGMGKMIQRELSGAFGIQVPFLNGATPKQERDKLVMQFQNGEFPFFLLSLKAGGTGLNLTAANHVIHYDRWWNPAVENQATDRAYRIGQSRFVHVHKFITTGTIEEKIDAMIESKQAASSEIIQSGAFIASMTDQELAELFTLDKNPALR; from the coding sequence ATGATTAATCTTAAAACGGTTCATCTTGTTACACAATTTGAACAAGGCTTTTTTTATTTGCGGGCAATGGATGCGAACGGTGCGCCATTGCCTTTTGATTCTTGGACGCGTCTCCTGTTCGGCGGACACGCGGAAAGCTTTTATGGAACAAAACTGACCATTGCTAAACAAGACGGAGAGCCGGCTGTCCAGCTGACGCCGTTTGAATGGGCATCTCTTTTTAAAGCGGAGCATTTCAACCGGTTTGCCCGCTTTGAGTGGGATGAAGCAGGCCATTTCAGCCTCGCATGCGCCCCCGTTCTTTATGAAGCCGTTTTTGACGTAATGCCTTCTTTTCAGGAAGATGGCGTGCAATGGACTGTGCCGGAAGAAGTATACGATGAATTTGCCGAATCGTTTTGGCGGGAGCCTATTTATGGCGAAAGCCGCCAGTCGTTTGTAGAGCGGATTTTCCCCGCTCTTGCCTCGGAGGCACATCCTAATATCACATCGGTAACCGATGCGGTCGGCACCCGACTGACGATGGATGAACTAAACCGTTATTTTGACGCGGAACGGCTTAAGGAGTACTTAGCCGACGGAGAGCCGGCTGCCTTCGAACCGGGACTGCGATTATCCGAGCCGCAGTCCGATGACGGAAGCTGGACGCTTGAGGCGATCTTACTGCGCAGGAAGCCATCTGAAAAAGTGTATGAGCTGGACAAAAAATTGCCGAAATCAGCAGAACCGTTTTTGGAAGCGGCGCAGGAAGAGCTTGGACGCTGGCTTCGTCTGTTTCCGGAGCTTGATGATGAGGGCGAATTAAAACGTTTCTTATCCGAGGAAGAAGCGATCACCTTTTTAACTGACCGTGGTGAAAAACTCACCGCCCTCGGTATACCGGTGCTGCTGCCTCCCTGGTGGGAATCTGTGCGCTCGGCGGCTGTTTCCGTTGCCGCAGACGTGCGTGATAGCAATAAGCAGTCCTTTGTCGGCATGAACGCTATTTTGGATTTTGATTTTAAAGTGGCGCTTGGCGGCGCAGAAATGACAGAAGAAGAATTTTTAGCGCTCGCTGAAGCCGGCTCGCGCCTTGTGAAGGCGAACGGCCGCTGGGTTCATCTGGACCCCGATGTGATCCGAAAAATTAAAACACTGATGGAGCGCGCCAAACAGGAAGGCTTAACTGTGGTGGATGTGCTGAATCAGGAATTTGCGGACCCGGATGATGCAGCGCGTGTGCACATTCGCCTTAACCGCTCGCTTCAAGCGATGGTAGACCGGCTTAAAAGCGGTGCAGATATCCCTCTTCTTTCGCCGCCGAAGAAGCTGCACGGAGAATTACGCCCGTATCAGCTGGCTGGTATGAGCTGGCTGCTTTTCCTGAGGGAATGTGGTTTTGGCGCCTGTCTTGCAGATGATATGGGACTCGGGAAAACTGTCCAGCTTATTTCCTATTTGCTGCATGTGGAAAAAAGAGAACGCCCGGAAACACCTGCCCTGATTATTTGCCCGACATCTGTTCTTGGCAACTGGCAGCGTGAGCTTGCCGCCTTCTCACCCGATTTATCGGTGATGCTTTACTATGGAAAAGACCGGCCGCGCGGTGAAGCATTTTTAGAAAGCATCGCAAACGCGGACGTTGTCCTGACCACGTATGGACTTGTTCACTCTGATTTTGACACACTCGAAAAAATAGAATGGAATACAGTGGCACTGGATGAAGCGCAAAACATTAAAAATGCCGGCACAAAACAGTCACGTGCTGTTCGGAAGCTGAAAAGCCGCCATGCCATTGCCCTGACCGGCACACCGATGGAAAACCGCTTATCTGAGCTATGGACGATTTTTGACTTTACAAACCGGGGCTGGCTCGGCACTCTGGCACAGTTTCAAAAAACATACATGGCACCGATCGAAAAAGAACATGATGCCGGGCGAGTGGCTGCTTTACAAGCAAAAATCCGGCCGTTTCTGCTGCGGCGGACGAAAACAGATCCGGAAGCGGCACTGGGTCTGCCGGACAAAGTCGAGCAAAAAGAATACTGCCCTCTTTCAAAAGAGCAGGCTGTTTTATATGAGCAGGCTGTCCGTGAAACAATGGATCAAATCGGCCAGCTGACCGCTTTTGAACGCCGGGGCCTGATTCTCCGTCTGCTTAATCAATTAAAACAGCTGTGCAGCCATCCGGCTCTTTACTTAAAAGAAGACGACCCGCAAGATGTGCAGGACCGTGCTTCGAAAATGGAGAAGCTGATGGAGCTTGCCGGTAATATTTATGAACAAGGAGAAGCCTGCTTGATTTTCACGCAGTATATCGGAATGGGGAAAATGATTCAGCGGGAGTTGTCCGGGGCATTTGGCATTCAGGTTCCATTCTTAAACGGAGCTACGCCAAAGCAGGAGCGGGATAAGCTTGTGATGCAGTTTCAAAACGGAGAATTTCCTTTCTTTCTTCTTTCTTTAAAAGCTGGAGGCACAGGATTGAATTTAACAGCGGCCAATCATGTGATTCATTACGACCGCTGGTGGAATCCAGCCGTTGAAAACCAGGCAACCGACCGGGCTTACCGAATTGGGCAAAGCCGGTTTGTCCACGTTCATAAATTTATCACGACCGGCACCATTGAAGAAAAAATTGACGCCATGATTGAATCAAAGCAGGCGGCCAGCAGCGAAATTATTCAAAGCGGTGCTTTTATTGCCAGCATGACCGATCAGGAGCTTGCGGAATTGTTTACTTTAGATAAAAACCCCGCCCTGCGCTAG
- a CDS encoding N-acetylmuramoyl-L-alanine amidase — MKKRFFFVVLAFILTVPLFNFGQNASASGFVDVPYRASKEVNYLAEGGIANGSSATTFDSEKTVTRAEAAAFIGRALQLNGTQRETKFVDVGSGNFASGYIQSAVEKGILSGYDGGRFLPYKQVTRGEMAVMLSKAFGYSFGGTLSGAAKALMSRGIADGMADGSFGASYQIKRVDFAVFLARAIAPTFRTVQTDEFKRTMWTNTGDLNVRSGPSTAYAPVGKLAKDARVSAAHSVGSWTYIRSGTIVGFVNSYYLRSTETTSATTADPRLAEQTIILDPGHGGSDPGAIGFGLQEKDVVLTTGLKVNNLLKDTPFNVKMTRSTDTFITLANRAAFASKNNGDIFLSIHANAASASASGTETFYSAASNSENAADSKLLATKVQSRMIAAWNLNNRGVKTADYYVLKNNTVPAALLELGFITNKTDNDKLKSDYWLNVMSKAIYNGILDYYKAKGYNVTSLYK; from the coding sequence GTGAAGAAACGGTTTTTCTTTGTCGTATTAGCGTTTATTTTGACGGTTCCTTTGTTTAATTTTGGACAGAATGCCAGCGCATCAGGCTTCGTGGATGTTCCATACCGGGCGTCAAAAGAAGTCAATTATCTGGCGGAAGGGGGAATTGCCAACGGGTCGTCTGCAACAACTTTTGATTCAGAAAAAACGGTCACGCGAGCCGAAGCAGCCGCTTTTATCGGGCGGGCACTTCAGCTTAATGGCACACAACGTGAAACAAAATTTGTTGATGTCGGTTCAGGCAATTTCGCGTCAGGTTACATTCAGTCAGCTGTAGAAAAAGGCATCCTGTCCGGTTATGACGGGGGACGGTTTTTACCATATAAACAAGTAACACGCGGTGAAATGGCGGTTATGCTTTCGAAAGCATTTGGTTATTCATTCGGCGGTACTTTATCCGGTGCGGCAAAAGCCTTGATGTCCCGTGGTATTGCAGATGGAATGGCAGACGGTTCGTTTGGTGCATCTTATCAAATTAAACGGGTGGACTTTGCAGTATTTCTTGCACGGGCCATTGCTCCAACTTTCCGTACTGTTCAAACAGACGAATTTAAAAGAACGATGTGGACAAACACAGGCGATCTTAATGTTCGTTCAGGCCCATCAACAGCATACGCACCAGTCGGAAAACTGGCGAAAGATGCACGTGTATCAGCAGCTCATTCAGTCGGAAGCTGGACGTACATCCGCTCCGGCACCATTGTTGGTTTTGTAAACTCTTATTATCTGCGCAGCACAGAAACAACAAGTGCTACGACAGCCGACCCGCGTCTGGCTGAACAAACGATTATCTTGGATCCAGGCCACGGCGGCAGTGATCCAGGTGCGATTGGCTTTGGTCTTCAGGAAAAAGATGTAGTGCTTACAACAGGCTTGAAAGTAAACAACCTGCTTAAAGACACACCATTTAATGTGAAAATGACGCGTTCGACAGATACATTTATTACACTGGCGAACCGTGCCGCATTTGCAAGCAAAAATAACGGCGACATTTTCCTTAGCATTCATGCCAATGCTGCTTCTGCCAGCGCATCTGGTACAGAAACATTTTACTCGGCTGCATCAAACAGCGAGAACGCAGCGGACAGCAAGCTGCTTGCAACAAAAGTCCAAAGCCGTATGATCGCTGCGTGGAATTTAAACAACCGCGGCGTGAAAACAGCTGACTATTATGTATTAAAAAACAACACAGTGCCGGCTGCATTGCTTGAGCTTGGTTTTATTACAAACAAAACCGACAACGACAAACTGAAGTCAGATTACTGGCTGAACGTGATGTCTAAAGCAATTTATAACGGTATTTTGGACTATTACAAAGCAAAAGGTTACAATGTAACGTCGCTTTATAAGTAA
- a CDS encoding S8 family serine peptidase, with translation MKAIKLPALVFAAFFLFFHTPSAPKAAVQDGRQAVIMFKSQVDKELLEQFSESVDYIFQEIPAASITISEAQRKALQMSPEVESVSYDMPVQSSAQTISYGYEKVGVKNMVPSTLKGAGVKIGVLDSGIDTRHPDLQKRVVGGTCTMTIVDPAGCPDSYNDNAGHGTHVAGIIAANNNTFGTIGVAPAASLYAIKVLDEYGEGSTSTLIAGVEWAIKQKLNILNISITSPIYEPAMEEVMQKAYDAGILLVGAAGNTGPPVSGNDSSVEYPAKFDSVIAVSSIDEYDKIDSQSSLGKEIELTAPGVKIYSTYPDSDYTTSSGTSMAAPYVSGMAALYKEKYPEMTNKQLRALLQKNAKDLGAAGRDRYFGFGLVQVDKNLINHGIELPYTTDSKGKLTVDTSDLAARFGTYNVYRGDQLVGKNKTAAEWTDYASAGTVSYYFHPVVNGVEDETSFTTLKVTIASPQIKDLLSSKWYDRYVTYLNHEGIMTGFTDGTIKPESSITRGEAAILIGKSLGLNGTQRATSFKDVTANVSSSGYIQSLADAGITTGFGDGSFRPGQLVTRAEMAIFISKAYQINPASTSTLKDITASITGYQYINGVAAAGIAGGYEDGTFRPHTHMNRAQFATFLARAINSELR, from the coding sequence ATGAAGGCTATAAAACTACCTGCTCTGGTTTTTGCAGCATTCTTTTTATTTTTTCACACACCATCCGCACCGAAAGCGGCGGTCCAGGACGGCAGGCAGGCCGTTATTATGTTTAAAAGCCAGGTAGACAAAGAGCTTTTGGAACAATTCTCCGAATCGGTTGACTACATATTTCAAGAAATCCCGGCCGCGTCCATTACCATAAGCGAGGCGCAGAGAAAAGCACTCCAAATGTCACCGGAGGTTGAATCGGTTTCTTATGATATGCCGGTTCAGTCGTCTGCACAAACGATTTCGTACGGTTACGAAAAAGTAGGCGTGAAAAATATGGTACCCTCTACACTAAAAGGAGCCGGTGTAAAAATTGGCGTACTGGATTCAGGCATTGATACACGGCATCCGGATTTGCAGAAAAGAGTGGTCGGCGGTACATGTACGATGACGATCGTTGATCCCGCCGGATGTCCGGATTCTTACAATGACAATGCCGGGCACGGCACACATGTAGCGGGAATTATTGCAGCTAATAACAACACATTCGGCACAATCGGGGTGGCCCCGGCGGCGAGCTTGTATGCCATTAAAGTGCTCGATGAATACGGCGAAGGATCAACAAGCACATTGATCGCCGGAGTAGAATGGGCGATTAAGCAGAAGCTGAATATTTTAAATATCAGCATTACCTCGCCTATTTATGAACCGGCGATGGAAGAAGTGATGCAAAAAGCATATGATGCGGGCATTTTACTTGTAGGGGCAGCCGGAAATACCGGGCCGCCCGTTTCAGGAAATGATTCATCGGTTGAATATCCAGCGAAGTTTGACAGTGTCATTGCGGTATCATCGATTGATGAGTATGACAAAATAGACAGCCAGTCTTCACTTGGAAAAGAAATTGAACTAACTGCACCGGGCGTGAAAATTTACAGTACGTATCCGGATTCCGATTACACAACATCAAGCGGTACCTCTATGGCAGCTCCGTACGTATCCGGCATGGCTGCTCTATACAAAGAAAAGTATCCTGAAATGACAAACAAACAGCTTCGCGCCCTGCTGCAGAAAAACGCGAAGGATTTAGGAGCAGCGGGCCGTGACCGTTATTTCGGCTTCGGTCTTGTACAAGTAGATAAAAATTTAATCAATCACGGGATTGAACTTCCTTACACGACGGACAGTAAAGGGAAACTGACTGTTGATACAAGCGACCTTGCTGCACGTTTCGGTACGTACAACGTATACCGTGGTGATCAGCTGGTCGGCAAAAACAAAACGGCAGCAGAGTGGACAGACTACGCTTCAGCAGGCACAGTCAGCTACTATTTCCATCCGGTTGTAAACGGAGTGGAAGATGAAACATCGTTTACAACATTAAAAGTAACGATTGCGTCTCCACAAATTAAAGATTTGCTTTCTTCTAAATGGTATGACCGTTACGTAACGTACTTGAACCACGAAGGAATTATGACAGGCTTTACGGACGGCACTATTAAGCCGGAATCCAGTATTACACGCGGAGAAGCAGCGATTTTAATCGGGAAATCACTCGGTTTAAACGGCACCCAGCGTGCGACATCGTTTAAAGATGTAACGGCAAATGTCAGCTCATCCGGCTACATTCAAAGCTTAGCAGACGCGGGCATTACAACGGGCTTTGGAGATGGATCTTTCCGTCCAGGCCAGCTGGTCACACGGGCTGAAATGGCCATCTTCATTTCAAAAGCCTATCAGATCAACCCGGCTTCGACGAGTACATTAAAAGATATTACGGCAAGCATTACCGGCTACCAATATATTAACGGGGTAGCGGCAGCAGGCATTGCCGGCGGTTATGAAGACGGTACATTCCGTCCGCATACCCATATGAACCGTGCGCAGTTTGCGACATTTTTAGCACGTGCCATCAACAGCGAATTGCGATAA
- a CDS encoding NlpC/P60 family protein gives MNRYKKAITALLAAVMLLTLSPLTSFKTEAASVGESIVAYGKKFMGVPYVFGGTTPSGFDCSGFTQYIYRNAANISLPRTAEQQYNVGTAVSKSDLQVGDLVFFKNTYKAGISHVGVYAGGNMVLNATSSQGIALVSLSNTYWGPRYAGAKRVIKAAAAPVTPSWFTDVPTTDTTYTAIKTLTDKEVINGFEDYTFRPDAKVTRGQAAAIMNRVLGLKPVVMSHFTDVPKTYRFAYDIAAIREAGIITGFDDKTFRPEAEMTRNEMAAIIQRAFDLQMSQTAAASVRYSDIRADHWAYEGIVTMASIDKTGLFEGDKFYGTHLATREAFTVAIYNATNAQ, from the coding sequence GTGAACAGGTATAAAAAAGCAATAACGGCTTTACTTGCCGCGGTCATGCTTTTGACTCTTTCACCGCTGACATCGTTTAAAACGGAAGCGGCGTCTGTTGGAGAATCAATCGTGGCTTATGGTAAAAAGTTTATGGGTGTCCCTTACGTCTTTGGAGGAACAACGCCAAGTGGGTTTGATTGTTCCGGCTTTACTCAATATATTTATCGTAACGCAGCAAATATTTCACTGCCAAGAACGGCAGAACAGCAATACAACGTTGGCACAGCAGTTTCAAAAAGCGATTTACAAGTAGGCGATCTTGTATTCTTCAAAAATACATATAAAGCAGGGATTTCGCACGTAGGTGTGTATGCCGGCGGCAATATGGTATTGAATGCAACATCAAGTCAAGGCATTGCGCTTGTTTCTCTTAGCAACACATATTGGGGACCAAGATATGCAGGTGCGAAACGTGTGATAAAAGCAGCGGCTGCACCAGTTACTCCATCATGGTTTACAGATGTACCGACAACAGATACAACATATACAGCGATCAAAACGCTGACAGATAAAGAAGTCATCAACGGCTTTGAAGATTACACATTCCGCCCGGACGCTAAAGTAACACGCGGACAGGCAGCGGCGATTATGAACCGCGTACTTGGCTTGAAGCCAGTTGTCATGAGCCACTTTACAGATGTGCCGAAAACCTATCGTTTCGCTTATGATATTGCCGCGATTCGTGAAGCAGGCATCATCACTGGATTCGACGATAAAACGTTCCGTCCAGAAGCGGAGATGACAAGAAACGAAATGGCCGCTATTATCCAGCGCGCATTCGACTTGCAAATGTCACAAACGGCAGCTGCAAGTGTTAGATATTCAGATATTCGTGCAGATCACTGGGCGTACGAAGGCATTGTAACAATGGCTTCAATCGATAAAACGGGCCTTTTCGAAGGCGATAAGTTCTACGGAACACATCTTGCAACACGCGAAGCGTTTACGGTTGCAATCTATAATGCAACAAACGCTCAATAA
- a CDS encoding S-layer homology domain-containing protein: MKKAVSIVMALVLLFPLLPFLNSKVQAADDVTGITLEKEIRAVIAAGVMSGYEDGTYKPENNVTREEFATFLARALELPAGPAMFNDVSPSAKLAPYIYAAAAAGIVNGGSNGNFSPKMTITRKDMALMISNALDYLKKEAVYVQPDFTDIDNLSSAHRIAIGKSVNLGIISGYGDGRFGPEDNARRDQAAAFIYRLLDGDLPEPPAKNYQTANIDSSGTITRAPMQYESFDLAKQAMTKSGSELVLKDGKIIYMKNYAGLVFAKPASNATTVSLYTDPALTNAKTYVTASAIGSSGISTELQYITSTNSYVKVYLGGEYYYMKQADARLVPYEGAKGRGYYAVSGGMLIHNIYNVDTNKTVSYTAGPAPSFMQAGSKYYSWDGISFYNASGKSVGRAYQYFQFLSGRSTTSYTAAQLDSYIKKALAERQATGLAKYENATTKSKLIGLGTIAKKIESQYHVNALLIVSMAIHESDYGISDKAQQLNNLFGIAVYDSDPSGGKAFQTVEEGVVHLVDAYFKGTAGDWRGGYFTPNDWRAYGAAPGNKSNGINVKYASDPYWGAKLAGHMYNVDKEMGGKDFGRYTLAFTNKAGVHVRVSAGGSAVYTYNLTRMPVTITQTGDWMQVISDVPTRISGYLQRSEVNILPIAK, encoded by the coding sequence ATGAAAAAAGCAGTTTCAATTGTGATGGCACTTGTATTACTATTCCCACTTTTGCCATTCCTAAACAGTAAAGTGCAGGCTGCAGATGATGTAACCGGCATTACCCTTGAAAAAGAAATCCGCGCGGTCATCGCCGCTGGCGTGATGAGCGGATATGAAGATGGTACATATAAGCCTGAAAACAATGTAACACGTGAAGAGTTTGCCACATTTTTAGCCCGCGCCCTCGAATTGCCGGCTGGACCGGCTATGTTTAATGACGTTTCGCCATCTGCAAAGCTGGCTCCTTACATTTACGCTGCAGCGGCGGCTGGCATTGTTAATGGCGGGTCGAACGGCAACTTCTCTCCGAAGATGACGATTACCCGTAAAGACATGGCGCTGATGATCAGCAATGCCCTTGATTATTTGAAAAAAGAAGCGGTATATGTGCAGCCTGATTTTACCGACATCGATAACTTAAGCTCCGCACACCGGATTGCAATCGGTAAAAGCGTCAACCTCGGCATTATTTCCGGTTATGGAGACGGCCGCTTTGGCCCGGAAGATAACGCACGCCGTGACCAGGCCGCTGCGTTTATTTACCGCCTGCTTGACGGGGATCTGCCAGAGCCGCCTGCAAAGAATTATCAAACAGCGAATATTGACAGCAGCGGAACGATTACACGCGCTCCGATGCAATACGAATCGTTTGATCTCGCTAAACAGGCGATGACCAAAAGCGGTTCTGAGCTTGTCCTAAAAGACGGAAAAATTATTTACATGAAGAACTATGCGGGTCTTGTTTTCGCCAAGCCTGCAAGCAATGCGACAACGGTTTCCCTATATACAGACCCAGCACTTACAAACGCTAAAACGTATGTGACCGCATCGGCGATCGGAAGCAGCGGGATTTCCACTGAGCTGCAATATATTACATCAACTAATTCCTATGTAAAAGTGTATCTTGGCGGAGAATATTATTATATGAAACAAGCAGATGCCCGCCTTGTGCCATATGAAGGTGCGAAGGGGAGAGGCTATTACGCTGTTTCCGGCGGTATGCTCATTCATAACATTTATAATGTCGACACAAACAAAACCGTTTCTTACACGGCCGGGCCGGCGCCTTCTTTTATGCAGGCAGGTTCAAAGTATTATAGCTGGGACGGCATTTCGTTTTATAATGCCAGCGGCAAGTCAGTCGGACGGGCTTATCAATACTTCCAGTTCTTATCCGGCCGCTCTACAACGAGCTACACGGCCGCACAGCTGGACAGCTATATTAAAAAAGCGCTCGCGGAGCGACAGGCTACCGGCCTTGCAAAATACGAGAATGCCACAACGAAAAGTAAGCTGATTGGCCTTGGTACAATCGCGAAAAAGATAGAAAGCCAGTATCACGTAAATGCGCTTTTAATTGTCAGCATGGCGATTCATGAAAGTGACTACGGAATAAGCGACAAAGCACAGCAATTAAACAATCTTTTCGGGATTGCTGTGTATGACTCCGATCCGAGCGGCGGAAAAGCATTCCAGACGGTAGAAGAAGGCGTGGTCCATCTTGTTGACGCCTACTTTAAAGGTACAGCCGGTGACTGGCGCGGCGGCTACTTTACACCAAATGACTGGCGTGCATACGGCGCAGCACCAGGCAACAAATCAAATGGTATAAACGTCAAGTATGCGTCCGATCCATACTGGGGTGCGAAGCTGGCAGGACATATGTACAACGTTGACAAAGAAATGGGCGGCAAAGACTTTGGCCGTTACACTCTCGCTTTTACAAACAAAGCGGGCGTTCACGTACGTGTCAGTGCGGGAGGAAGTGCCGTATACACTTATAACTTAACGAGAATGCCTGTTACGATTACGCAGACAGGCGATTGGATGCAGGTGATCTCCGACGTTCCAACTCGCATATCCGGATACCTTCAGCGAAGCGAAGTAAATATACTGCCGATTGCAAAATGA